The following DNA comes from Salmo trutta chromosome 15, fSalTru1.1, whole genome shotgun sequence.
ttcaagtTTTGGCAAATGTTTAAATCTGTCGAGTGCATTGTTCATTAGGTGGCATTACATTCATCCAAGACGATACATTAGTAGGTACTCTATATGGACACAGATTGAGGCTTGTTTTGGGACTTTGACTTAgtctccatcccaaatggcatctatATAGTACATTACAGGTCAAAAcaagtgcactataaaagggaataaggtgccatttgggactccatTATTATTAACCattaaggcctgagggggtgtggtatatggccagtataccacggctaagggttgttcttaagcacgacgcaacgcagagtgtctggacacaacccttagccgtggtatattggccatataccacaaaccccagaggttccttattgttattataaactggttaccaacgtaattagagcagtaaaaataagtgttttgtcatacccgtggtatacgttctgatataccacagctgtcagccaatcagcattcagggctcgaaccacccagagTATAATCATAATTTTAtcactgtctctgttctctctctcagacacagcTCTGACAGCAACATTACTTAATATACTATGGTCAATAGAGTATTAGCTATATCTCTTAACGTAGGCTACATTTCAATATCCAGTCAGGATGCAGGCCCAATACATTGCTTCATTGTAAATGGAGTGCCAgtatagacatctgaacagagccCTAACAGCTAGCCTACCCAATGCTAGAGTAACAtttcccagccagccagccagcccgccaGCCAGCCCGCCCGCCAGCCAGCCCGCCCGCCCGCCAGCCAgcccgccagccagccagcccactgGCGGTTTAGAGCACACCAGATAAATGAAATAAAGCTAGCTAACACCACATGTTGGTGTGCGTGTATCTCACTCAAGCCAGGAAGCTATGCTATCATAGTCTGAACGAAAGATGGCCTTTACGTCTGCCAACTTTGActtattattcattattattcaCAGCCTTTTTCTTTCTGCCTACAACAGTCATATTACTCATACTTCCTGTAGTATAAAGGTTATTCAGCCGCTTAATGCAACAAGGTTCATCCTACATCAATGCGTCTCAGTAGATTATGCACTCTTTAAACTAAGTTATTCTTCTTTAACAAATATTCTGTACCATGCAGGAACTGTGAATTCAAAACAAAAGGCTTAAAAACTAAAAACGTTTCTCTCAGAGCGAGCGATAAGAGAGATCACCTCATTCAGCTAGTCATTCAGCCACACAGAGCCCAGAGCCAGAGACTAGCACTAACTATTGTACCAAAGAAAAGTCAAAAGAAAGAAGATATGAGGAAGATGGAGAAACGACATGACAAACGCTTTGAGCTTTCAAGTAATGTTGAGccatgttgttattgttgtttttgaGCAGGGTCTCATCAGGTACTCAGTATCATTACTATCAACATCACAAGTATCATCACTTTCAGCATCACCAGTATCATCAGTACTCTGTGTCGGATCCGTCGGCCGGGTCGGTGTTTCGGGACAGCATGTAGTTGTCCATGTCGATGGAGGGACAGTTGTGGATGGAGTAGCGCAGCCTCTCGGCCAGGATGGCCTGGCTGGTGTAGGGAGGCAGACGCAGCTGGAAGAAACACGTCTGGGCTGTGGGGAGCCCGTTCACAGGCtggggagaagagggaagagggatTCACAGGGAAGGGGAAGAGGGATTCACAGGGAAGGAGAAGAGGGATTCACAGGGAAGGGGAAGAGGGATTCACAGGGAAGGGGAAGAGGGATTCACAGGGAAGAAGGATTCACAGGAAAGGGGAAGAGGGATTCACAGGGAAGGAGAAGAGGGATTCACAGGGAAGaagaagagggaaggaggggttcACAGGGAAGAAGGGTTGTTTTCACCTTTTATAAAGTAGTGAAAAAAGTGCTGAGAGTGGAGTACACAGATGACCCAAATATTGTATATTTTATATACAATACAACTAGCCTGATtaattagcctggtcccagatctgtttgtatcATCTTGCCAACTCTTATGGTCATTGGCGAGACAGCACCCctggatctgggaccaggctagggatTAATGTCACTCAAACTGAAATAAAAACTGAGTACTTACCCTGTCAACCTTGATAATCTGGAACTTCTGAGTGATGTCAGCGGGGTTGGAGGGCAGTCTGGACCTGCCGGACACGAAGCGCAGGAATAGAACCCGCTCCTCATTGGCAAACTCCTCCAGGCTCTGCCACAGCCAGCCAATCAGCTGGTGACTGTCTGTGATGTCGCGGTATCGGACTACTTTCTTGAGCATCTCCACGGAGACCTCGGGCAGACCGCAGACCAGCTGTTCTAGCTGGCGCGccgtgaggagggagaggagaggaaccggGATGATGGAGGACATGCCCTCTCTCACCGCTGCTACCTACAGGTAAACAACAACAAGACAGACCTCAGACCAGCTGGAACCATCACAACAGCAGGGACAGACACAGCACAATGACGATACAGCAGTGTACAACAACActacctgtctgtccatctcGTGCAGCCGGTAGTCCAGAGCCCTCTCTACGTAGTCACTCTTGttggagaaggtgagagagatgttgtgtCCCCCAGGGACCACCGGAACCAGCTTCCCATCTGCACTGTGGGCCATGAATGAGTCCAGAGGAATCATCTGGAGAGAAAGGACAGGAGGGTTACACATAACTCTCAGAACAAAGTGACAGATGCGTTTTAATGGTGTATGAAAACAAACTGAAAAGAGAAATTGCTAAGTAGTCCGGAAAAATGACATCCCTGCACAGTCCACAGCTGCAGCAGGAACATGGGGATGCAGGTCAGTTTGAACATGTCACTGGCTAAAGTAGGCAAAGAGTGGGATCTAtccagtttcccggacacagattaagccaatAGTCATGGACTAAAAGCATGTTCAATAGAGAACACCCATTGCAAATGAATATCTTTTTAGTCCAGAACTAGCTAGGGTTAATCTGTCTGGTAAACAACCCTGTATGTATCATATCCTCCCTCACCACGTGGAAGTTGTCCTCTGTGATGCCGCTGTTGTCCAGGTGCAGGATGCCGTGCAGGGAGCGGTAGGTAAGCAGGTCCACCTCCTCCAGGTCCGGCCCACCCAGGGGAATACAACACAGCTGCTTCCACACCCAGGGGGCCAGGTGCAGGTCCAGGGGCTTCTTGGTACGGATGGCCACCGCCATCAGGATGCCTAGGAAACGGAACTGGACCATGTGGTCTTCAGAGACTGCCGCTGGGTTCAGCAGGAACCTGACAGGGTGAATTAGAATCAGATTGTTCAACCAAAACTCCAGCAGAACCACAAGACAGGAAAGGCCTATTGGTTCACTTCACACACAGTAGGAGCTTTCCCAGCAGGCAAAGGTGGCTGAAATGATGTCATTACGTCACATAATCCAATCAAACCCCGGGAGACACCAGACCCCAGCAGGCAAAGCCGGTGTAAAGCACGTCGTAACAAGCAGAAACTTTCCCAGGGACAGGGCCTGGTTGAATAAAACATCTTAAGTGTTTCCCTTAAGGAATCATTTTCCCTTAcctgaggaaatgtttttaaggGTGTTACATAAAGCCCATAAAACATTTCCTTAGGTAAGGGCATACTTAAGTGGTTTTACGGTAGTTTGAAGGCATGTACGGCAGAAAGAGTATCTTGGTTACCATGGAGACAACCTTCACTGACTGAACCTCTCGTCAAAGAGATCATATTTATTTGGGGAGATCGCAAAATAGAGCTTCTA
Coding sequences within:
- the LOC115149480 gene encoding probable E3 ubiquitin-protein ligase HERC1; the encoded protein is MYKSWRLLNLHPRNQVSSSRYSSGTAAIVQGQLRGLLSPKVNTLPLVRSIGRTMTQGKTYGPQITVKRISTRGRSSKPIFVQIAKQVVSLNPLELRLPSRAWKVKLVGEGADDAGGVFDDTITEMCQELQSGVVDLLIHTPNSSTDVGSNTDRFLLNPAAVSEDHMVQFRFLGILMAVAIRTKKPLDLHLAPWVWKQLCCIPLGGPDLEEVDLLTYRSLHGILHLDNSGITEDNFHVMIPLDSFMAHSADGKLVPVVPGGHNISLTFSNKSDYVERALDYRLHEMDRQVAAVREGMSSIIPVPLLSLLTARQLEQLVCGLPEVSVEMLKKVVRYRDITDSHQLIGWLWQSLEEFANEERVLFLRFVSGRSRLPSNPADITQKFQIIKVDRPVNGLPTAQTCFFQLRLPPYTSQAILAERLRYSIHNCPSIDMDNYMLSRNTDPADGSDTEY